A stretch of the Fimbriimonadaceae bacterium genome encodes the following:
- a CDS encoding STAS domain-containing protein has translation MKITKEVNNRKVTLKLEGNFTYTQRKPFQEMLKSVAVDGVDQIVIELSQVAFLDSAALGLLMISHRQLQAEKRTLSLAYPQPTVRQIIELANLHKTIPLIDADAPSTIKKSA, from the coding sequence ATGAAAATCACGAAAGAAGTCAATAATCGCAAGGTCACCTTGAAGCTGGAAGGCAACTTTACCTACACCCAGCGAAAACCGTTTCAGGAAATGCTGAAATCGGTCGCCGTCGATGGGGTCGACCAGATCGTGATCGAGCTTTCCCAAGTAGCATTCCTCGACAGCGCGGCATTGGGGCTGCTGATGATTTCTCACCGGCAGTTGCAGGCAGAAAAGCGCACGTTGTCCCTGGCCTACCCTCAGCCCACGGTCCGGCAGATTATCGAGTTGGCCAATTTGCACAAGACGATCCCGCTGATCGATGCGGACGCTCCGTCGACGATTAAGAAGAGCGCCTGA
- the cheD gene encoding chemoreceptor glutamine deamidase CheD, with product MPVIDTDTFSHIRRMQDRRFPHEIACILPGEFFVSREPMVVYTVLGSCISACIRDPIVGVGGMNHFMLPAPKEHQSGDSWGGESTRYGSFAMEQLINEILKRGGLKHRLEVKLFGAGRIYEGNIDVGARNTEWVLQFLKTEGYTVAKSDLGDVYPRKVYYFTDSGRVLMKKIERVKNRTIYERESEYQHRIAEEPTTQQGDITLF from the coding sequence ATGCCTGTCATCGACACCGACACATTTTCCCATATTCGCCGGATGCAGGATCGCCGGTTTCCTCACGAAATCGCCTGCATTCTACCGGGTGAGTTTTTCGTGAGCCGGGAACCGATGGTGGTCTATACCGTCCTCGGTTCCTGTATTTCCGCCTGCATTCGCGATCCGATCGTCGGTGTCGGCGGCATGAACCACTTTATGCTTCCCGCGCCGAAAGAACATCAATCCGGAGATTCCTGGGGCGGGGAGTCGACACGGTATGGCTCGTTCGCGATGGAGCAACTGATCAACGAAATCCTGAAGCGCGGCGGGCTGAAGCATCGACTGGAAGTGAAACTGTTCGGCGCCGGAAGAATCTACGAAGGCAATATCGATGTCGGTGCACGTAATACCGAATGGGTCCTGCAATTTCTGAAGACAGAAGGCTACACCGTCGCCAAGAGCGATCTCGGCGACGTGTATCCCCGGAAGGTGTATTACTTCACGGATTCCGGGCGCGTGCTGATGAAAAAGATCGAACGGGTCAAGAATCGGACGATTTACGAGCGGGAGTCCGAGTACCAACACCGGATCGCAGAGGAGCCGACGACGCAACAGGGCGATATCACGCTCTTCTAA
- a CDS encoding chemotaxis response regulator protein-glutamate methylesterase, with the protein MSKIRVLTIDDSALMRQVLAELLSKDPDIEVIGSAPDPYVAREKIKALNPDVLTLDVEMPKMDGLTFLEKLMRGRPTPVIMVSSLTEAGCETTLRALELGAVDFITKPKIDLRQGMDDIAADLIAKVKGAATASLRQTPAAGAQTPVRPTALNSAMIKTTDMIIAIGSSTGGTEAVKEVLQVLPPNTPPILITQHMPEKFTKTWADRMNELCRISVKEAEDGDSVLPGHALIAPGNYHMTLVRSGARYSVRINQNEPVNRHRPSVDVMFDSVAQYAGGNSVGVILTGMGGDGAKGLLKMKEAGAYTIAQDEASCVVFGMPKEAIKLGAADVVRPLKDIAATVLTRVTRA; encoded by the coding sequence ATGAGTAAGATTCGAGTGCTGACGATCGACGATTCCGCGTTGATGAGGCAAGTGTTGGCTGAGCTGCTGTCGAAAGATCCCGACATCGAGGTCATCGGCAGCGCACCGGATCCCTATGTCGCCAGAGAGAAGATCAAGGCGCTCAATCCCGATGTGCTGACCCTGGATGTGGAAATGCCGAAGATGGACGGCTTGACCTTCCTGGAAAAGCTCATGCGGGGACGTCCCACGCCGGTGATCATGGTCAGTTCATTGACCGAGGCCGGCTGCGAGACCACACTCCGCGCGCTGGAGCTCGGGGCGGTGGACTTTATCACCAAACCGAAGATCGATCTTCGCCAGGGCATGGACGATATTGCCGCCGACTTGATCGCCAAGGTCAAAGGCGCAGCCACCGCGTCGCTCCGACAGACGCCCGCGGCAGGCGCACAGACTCCTGTGAGGCCGACCGCCCTGAACTCGGCCATGATCAAGACAACCGATATGATTATCGCGATCGGATCGTCAACCGGCGGGACCGAAGCCGTGAAGGAGGTGTTGCAGGTGCTGCCACCCAATACCCCTCCGATACTGATCACGCAACATATGCCTGAAAAGTTCACGAAAACCTGGGCCGATCGCATGAACGAACTCTGCCGCATCTCCGTGAAGGAGGCCGAAGACGGCGACAGCGTGTTGCCCGGTCATGCGCTGATTGCACCCGGCAACTACCACATGACCTTGGTTCGCAGCGGTGCGCGGTATTCGGTGCGCATCAATCAGAACGAGCCGGTGAACCGCCATCGCCCCTCGGTCGACGTCATGTTCGACTCCGTCGCGCAGTATGCGGGCGGGAATTCGGTGGGGGTCATTTTGACCGGGATGGGCGGGGACGGCGCGAAGGGGTTACTCAAGATGAAGGAAGCCGGGGCCTATACCATCGCGCAGGATGAGGCTTCGTGCGTCGTCTTTGGGATGCCCAAAGAAGCTATTAAGCTGGGGGCGGCCGACGTCGTGCGCCCGCTCAAAGACATTGCCGCAACCGTGCTGACTCGTGTCACCCGTGCCTGA